The sequence below is a genomic window from Coffea arabica cultivar ET-39 chromosome 4c, Coffea Arabica ET-39 HiFi, whole genome shotgun sequence.
GAAAGAGTTAGAAATCTCAAGTGATGAACTCTCCCAGAGCCGCCTCTTAATCCAAGGATTTAATCAAGGGGGGTAAAGAGCAATTGGCCTCATAAGGCTTGAATTGCTCATTGGTGAGTTGTCTTCAAGTGCGTTATTTCatatcattgaagccaaaacctcttataacatgcttttgggaaggccctggattcacgagaatgaaattataccaTCTACTCTGCATCAATGTTTCAAATATTGTCGAGACGGTATTGTTAAGAAAGCTACTGCCGATGACAAACCTTTCACGAAAGCCGAAACTCACTTTGCCGATGCCAAATTTTATCTTCacaaagaagcaaaaagaaaggaatcggTAAGGGAAGAAAGCGATGCCAACCCTTCAGTCGACTGATGAAGAAAGGGGTGCCCTTCGAGTGGGATGAATCGTGTAGAAATGCCTTTACAAGCATCAAAACGTATCTCATGAGTCCTCCAGTTTTGGCTGCACCCATCCCAGGAAAACCATTGATTCTTTATATTTCCGCTCAAGAACGGTCGGTTAGGGCCttacttgctcaagaaaatgatgaaggGAAGGAGCATGCGCTGTATTACTTGAGTCGGATGATGACACCTAATGAGTTGAATTACTCACCCATCGAGAAGTTGTGCTTGGCACTTATATTTGTCATTCAGaaattaaaacattattttcaagCACACACTATTCGACTCATATCTAAGTCTAATCCCATTAAATATGTGATGGCAAAACCTGTACTGTCTGATCGGCTCGCGAGATGGTACCTCCAGTTTCAgcaatttgaaattatttacgTACCTGCAAAGGCTGTCAAAGGACAAATATTGATAGACTTTTTAGCCGATCATCCCCTACTTGTCGAGTGGGAGTTGACTGATGAACTTCCCGATGAAGAAGTGTTTATGGTCGAATTGCCGTGGTCAATGTATTTCGATGGAGCTGCCCACCGTGATGGAGCTAGTGCGGGAGTTGTCTTTTATACTCCTGAAACAGACATATTGCCATACTCTTTCACTTTAACACGCCGGTGTTCCAACAATGTGGCTGAATATCAGGCGTTGATTCTCGGTCTTGAAACGACTGTAGACATGAAGCAGTTGCATCTTAGAGTCTACGGTGATTCAAAATTGGTGGTAAATCAACTCCTTGGTGTTTATGATGTCAAGAAACCTGAATTGATCCCATATTACAAGTATGCAAGGCAACTCATGGGATATTTAGGTAATGTCACTATAGAACATATCCCTAGAAATTTCAACCAACAAGCTGATTCTTTGGCATGGGTGGCGTCCATGATCACTCTACCTTCTCATCGAAATCAGATTTCAATATGTCAAAATTGGGTCATACCTCCGATGTTTGATGAAGGTAATGATAGTGAAGAAGAAAATacttatcatatttttgtccaTGAGATCGAAAAGGAAGATTGGCGTCACCTCATCATTGATTACCTTAATCATGGGAAGCTGCCAGAAGATCCTAAGAAAAGGATTGATATACGTCGTCGAGCACCACGTTTCATTTACTACAAAGGGACGCTTTACCGAAGGTCATTCGATGGGGTGCTTCTACGATgtcttggagaagatgaggccaTGCAAGCAATGGAGGAGGCTCATTCTGGGATATGCGGTGCTCACCAGTCTGGCCCGAAATTACACTTTCGTATTAAAAGAATGGGATACTACTGGCCAACAATGGTAAAGGATTGCATTGACTTTGCTAGAAGATGTCAAGCATGTCAATTTCATGGCAATTTCATCCATCAGCCCCCTGAACCATTGCACCCAACTGTGGATTCGTGGCCATTCGATGCTTGGGGTTTGGATATAGTTGGACCACTTCCAAAGTCTTCTGGCGGACATGTTTTTATTTTGGCGGCGACGGATTACTTTTCAAAATGGGCTGAAGCGATTCCTCTAAGCGAGGTCAAAAAGGAGAATGTAGTGGATTTCATTCGCTTGCACATCATCTATCGGTATGGAGTCCCGCGTTATATCATTACCGATAATGGTAGGCCTTTTTGCAATGTAGCAATGAACAAACTTTGCGAGaagtttcatttcaaacaatACAATTCGTCCATGTACTACGCTGCTGCAAATGGACTCGCTGAAGCATTCAACAAGACCTTATGTAATCTGTTGAAGAAAGTCGTGAATAAATCAAGAAGGGATTGGCATCTTCGAATTGGAGAAGCACTTTGGGCATATCGAACTACTTTTCGAACTCCCACGCGAGCGACCCCATACGCGCTTGTTTATGGTGTTGAAGCTGTTCTTCCACTTGAGTGTCAAATACCTTCGCTAAGAATTGCGATTCAAGAAGGGCTCAGTGGAGAAGATAATGTCCGTCTTCGCCTTGAGGAGTTAGAAGCACTCGACGAAAAGAGATTGGAAACCCAGCAACGGATTGAGTGTTATCAAGCCCGCCTTTCAAAAGCATTTAATAAACATGTCCGGCCACGCTCTTTCCAGATTGGAGATTTAGTACTCGCCGTTCGGAGACCGATCATTCTCACTCATGGCGGTCAAAGAAAGTTTATTTTAAGTGGGATGGGCCCTATGTCGTTCGAGAAGTATATACAAATGGCTCATACAAGTTGGTTGCTGAAGATGGATTAAGGGTTGGCCCCATCAATGGCAAGTACCTAAAAAGGTACTATGCGTAATCGAAACCACGAGAGGCTCCTGGCCCAcatgagctaaaactgtggaTGGCAACCACCAATAGTGTAGCATGTGGTTAAACTGCTGAAACACTTCACCAAGtctaaggtggtaaacaaaTAGATACTCCTGGCCCGCATGAGGTTAAAATGTGAACGGCAGGAACTACGTGTGGACGAACCAATCCCAAGCTTGCTTATTGAATTTCAGCAGGAGTAGAGACCCATTCGGATTCAGATTAGACCCTTCTTCACTCTCGACTGACCATTCTGGAAAGTCCCGAAGCCAGGCTCACATTAGACTTGTAATTGACTTCAAACTCACCTTAAGGATCCTTTGGATCGAAGAGGTTAACTCTCCTTGAGTTCTGAAGTTTTGCGGAAATAACTCTTCTGAAATAGACCACTTAAGTAAGGAGCTGCCCACAAGAGCCTTCAATATCCGAATAAGAATCATACAGGCGATTGACGTGGGACTCCATCTCGCAAGCATCTGTCTTGTGAGCACCTTGCATGCAAATAACCTTTCAATTGGCCTAGAGAACTTTCAACTTTAATTACGAGGTAAATATCTTGCTCCTTGATCAATCATAAACTCCACCGCTTCGCAAGTTTCCATGCCGACACAACTTACTCAGCGTATAGGGGTTGGTTGCGACAAGAATTCCTTCCAAGGCCAACATGAATGGAAGCTATATCGCATGGGAAAATAAACTGGTCCTTTTTAGAAGCAAGCCCCCTGAAACCAGTGTAGAATCCACTTCCCAATATACAGCCGACTTAATTGCTAGGACCCCTGAAGATATCCCTCAAACGATTGAAGCGGACCAGGAAGCTAGTTGTATTTGAACTCAACTTTCTCCCGGATTTGTAGTAGAGATTCGTCCTATAAATCCCCCAAGTCCAAAGCCGTGAACttgctcaaaaaaaatttctcttcCCTTTTGATTCCCGAATATTGTTGTCACGAGGTGCCGCTGCTACGTCCCCTATTTTTGCTACTGCCGTCATTCACAATTTGCTAGTTTGCTTGGCCTTGCCGCCCCTTAAACTAATAGAAccaatttggagttggtcagaACGTGCCGAGCTACGCTAGGATTATTTTTAAGGTACGCACTACTCCTCCAAGCTATGGTACCACCCTGCTTGTGTTTCTTGTTCTACTACTTTGCATGGAACCGCGGCTTACCCTTGTAGTCTGTGCAACAATAGATTCGGAGACAACATTTTCGTTGTCAATGTTGCAAGCCGTTTGAAGGATCTGGTCGCTTCTTCCACTATAGCTTTGAAGGTAGTCACTCTAATTCTCGTTCACACACATTCATACCTTCTTGTATCGACGGTTCCCATACTTGCTTTAGTTTGTCTTGACAGCGTCTGACCCTTGAGATCTTCACCGAGCCGCAAGCATCAACTGTCATCCATTGGTAGCGTTTGAATACTTTCTTCTCAACGAGTTTTATTTCTCTTAAGCCGCATCAACAAATTGCCGCACGCCAGAGTCAGCCGTCATCAGGTACCTGcggcttcctttttttttctttcttctttacttGCAACATTTAATTATTACAAGAAGTTTGAGACGCTTAGAGCCCCATGACTTTACTAAacaatttctcaaaatattatttgagaatgAAGCTCAGGTCAAAACATACATATGAGCTATGCCTCAGAGctgaaaattcaaattttttttagaattgtttaatccaagtatatctcttatatactgcaatggCCTGGCCAGTAAAATGGTGCCACGTCACGTGTCCCCACAAGTCTGGCCAATCGAGAAATTACTTATCTCTTTAATGGAGAGATAATATTTAACTGgcacagtcctaatatgactgtACGTCTTGCTAGGCAAGTAGAGTGGTGTACATGATCTCAACCTCCACCTCTTGCTAcaactataaatagaggtctctCAACCAAGTTAAGGGGACacagaaattttcaaagaagTGAATCCTTTGATGCTCCCTAAATTGTGCTGGACTGAGAATGAAGAAAAGGCTTTGATCGATGACGGATCCTTATCATCAAGACTCACGAGCTATTTCATTAGTCAACGCTCTTGCCATTTAACTCTACGTAAGGACAATAATTtcattattgaaaaatataatcctTGCAGGTTTAGCAGACAATTCGGCTTTTGTCAAGACATCCCCAACAACTTGAAAGAAATCACTCACACTTACACTTTGGGCGAGGCTATTCAACTATGGGATTCTTCAGTTCGCACGCAGACGCGATCTCGGATGACTATACCCACGCACAGGAAGCATCCATTGATCACAAATGACGCCTGGTGGTCGACTCGGTCAAAtagtgtctcttcaacttcctttAAATTCACCGTTAAGATCCCTCAACAATCATCAAAGAAGGGTAAGATTACCTTTTTATCGCGTACacccctgtcactcctaggACTCCTCGTGATCAGTCCATGTATATCTCTCCATTCACCATCCATGTATACCTCAAACAACATGTTTTGCTcattgaagatggtctcatgatgaccatgtcTCCTGCCCAGTAGTccattttcattgaaaaaaagaATCTCCTCGTGCCTCCAATTCCTGAATTCAATGAAAGTGCTCATCAAAAAGAGCCAAGACCCCAACCCACAGAGCATATTCCTGGTACTGAAGCCACTCCAGAGGCACATGCTTCCAGCTCCCAACCcaaagataaaggcaaggctcctGTAACTGTGGAGACaactgaagatgatgatgatgaaactgCGGATGAAGACCAAATGGATCCTGAGCAGTTTCGTCTAACCAGGAGAAGGCCTGGATCATTGAAAATCACCATCTAAGCACTACTAGGACTTTGCATTTCATCATTAGGACAATAGTTCATCTTTTGTATTGAAAAACTTTTGCTATGCTATGTATTGAGGATCATAATCCTCTTTTGGTCTGTAAAATT
It includes:
- the LOC140004754 gene encoding uncharacterized protein — its product is MKKGVPFEWDESCRNAFTSIKTYLMSPPVLAAPIPGKPLILYISAQERSVRALLAQENDEGKEHALYYLSRMMTPNELNYSPIEKLCLALIFVIQKLKHYFQAHTIRLISKSNPIKYVMAKPVLSDRLARWYLQFQQFEIIYVPAKAVKGQILIDFLADHPLLVEWELTDELPDEEVFMVELPWSMYFDGAAHRDGASAGVVFYTPETDILPYSFTLTRRCSNNVAEYQALILGLETTVDMKQLHLRVYGDSKLVVNQLLGVYDVKKPELIPYYKYARQLMGYLGNVTIEHIPRNFNQQADSLAWVASMITLPSHRNQISICQNWVIPPMFDEGNDSEEENTYHIFVHEIEKEDWRHLIIDYLNHGKLPEDPKKRIDIRRRAPRFIYYKGTLYRSNGGGSFWDMRCSPVWPEITLSY